TTActtaatattgattatatttgttCCTGATATATTATGGTGAATAATTTTCAGCAAGATTCAGATGCAATTGCAATGGTGTTCTGTGCCCTTGAATCCATACATGCAGCTTTAGCAGTAATGGCTTATGAGCAAATGCCAAAACGGCTTTTCAAGGAAGAGGTACAccctttactttttttttttttgggttgttaAAATCAGTAGTGCTTTACTTGTATTTACCTGCTAATTTACTTTCTTTATGTTACTATGCCTTATTGTGATTCTCTCTGATTTGTAAACCATGATGATTGATTGTAATATCACTCTACCAGATCATTGAAAGGATTTTGGAGTTCTCTAGGCATCAAATAGGAGATGTTATGTCAGCTTATGATCCATCATACCGTCCTCTGCATAGACCAAATGAAAATGGAGCATTTGAAGGTTAGCATTCTGATTTTCCCCAAAAGATGAACTTGTCCGTTTCTGAGTTCCTATATGTCTTTTGGTTTTGTGTGTTCtgaatatatgatacaatactgTCTCTAGATCCATTTGTGTATAGATTATTACCTCTTTCGTGTTTTTTGGGCCTTCTTTCTGCACTTTGATATTGAGACAACTGTCCTTCGTCTTGGAATTCTTCATTTTACTTTCTGTTTTGTCTTTCTGCACTACTCATCCTACAATCTTTTTTCCAgctgatgaagatgaagaatttgATGCTGACTTTGGTTCGGCTAGCAAGAGAAGACGCAGTGTCAAGactgtcaaagtgaagaaaccTGCTTTGAACAAGTGTGCTTATCAATATGCTGTTCCTCTACACATGAAATATTTAACACTTTTAGTGTCTTAGAATTCAGGTTTCTTCTTTGCCTTTACAGGGTCTCTGGTTCTATGAATTCCATACTTCAGAAGCTCTGCACTATTCTTGGTTTACTCGAGGATTTGTTGTTGATAGAGAAATTATCTGACAGTTGCATTTTACAACTGGTGAAGACAAGCTTTACAACATTTTTGGTGGATAATGTCCAGCTCTTGCAGTTAAAGGCTATTGGTTTAATAAGCGGGGTATAATTCTATGGTGGATATACACCAACTTGTGTGCATGCATAATACAAATCCTCATGTCATAATGCTGTTTTTACAATCTCAAATGTTTTCCCAATGTGTCTGCAGATATTCTATTCATACACTCAACATCGAACATATGTGATAGATGAAATTCTCCAGCTTCTTTGGAAGTTACCATCCTCTAAGCGAGCATTGAGAACATATCATCTACCTGATGAGGAACAGAGGCAGATTCAGATGGTTACTGCATTGCTGATTCAGTTGGTTCACAGTAGCGCAAACCCACCTGAAGCTTTTAGGAAAGCATCTAGTGGTAATTCCATCTTGGAAGTTTCAATTGATGCTAGTTATCCCACCAAATGTCATGAAGCAGCAACAGAGACATGCTGTCTTTTCTGGACTCGTGTTCTTCAACGCTTTACAAGTGTAAAAACTCAGGATGCCAATGAGCTGAAAGTAATGATGGAGAATCTTGTTATGGATTTACTGACAACATTGAACTTACCAGAATATCCTGCCTCTGCTCCTATTCTGGAGGTGAGATACATATAAACTATATTATGTTCTTTAGTATTTGCATTTTAGTTTTTCTATGCTGAGGAACTATCATTTGCAGGTTCTTTGCGTCTTACTGCTTCAGAATGCTGGGCTGAAATCCAAGGACATCTCAGCACGATCAATGGCCATTGACCTTCTTGGTACCATTGCAACCAGGTTGAAGCAGGAAGCTGTCCTCTGCAGTAGAGACAGATTCTGGATATTTCAGGAACTGATTGAGGAGGATAATGTGGATAAGAGTTACTCTAAAGATGCATGTTCTATCTGTTTGGATGGAAGggttaaaaaaaagttgtttgtATGTCAAGTTTGTCAGAGACTTTTTCATGCTGATTGCATGGGGGTAAGAGAACATGATGTACCCAATCGTGGTTGGTATTGCCAGTTTTGTCTCTGCCGGAATGAACTTCTAGCATTACAATCATACTGCAAGTCACAGTGCAAGGATGATGGAAAAAAGAGTCAGAATCAGTTGAAAAACAATTCTGAAGCTtctgataaaattacaaaacttgaAATTGTTCAACAGATGCTCCTGAATTACCTTCAAGATGTTGTCTCTGCTGATGTTGTTAACTTCTTTGTTCGTTGGTACATACTGAACAAAGCTATTTCCTAGCAAAATCATGTTTGAATTGATACTAAATGGAAGATCATTTATTCGCAGGTTTTATGTGTGCTTGTGGTACAAGGATGACCCAAAATCTCAACAAAAGCCCATGTATTGTCTTGCTAGAATGAAATCTAAAGCAATAGTGCGTCAATCTGGAACTGTTTCATCCTTGTTGATGAGGGACTCCATCAAGAAGATCACCATAGCTCTAGGACAAAATAATTCTTTCTCTAGAGGCTTTGATAAGATTCTTCAAGTGCTTCTTgtgagttttttttatttttggggtTCTGATTTACTAGACAAGATAGTATTTATTCTCATTAAATGATTTTTCTCCAGGCTAGTTTAAGGGAAAACTCTCCTATAATCAGGGCTAAGGCTTTACGAGCGGTAATggaatttttctttataagcTAAACATTATATTGGGAAGAGAATATGCTTACTTGCTTGTGTTGATGGTACTCAATCTCCTTTATTTTATGTGATGGGGAGCAGGTTAGTATAATTGTGGAAGCTGATCCTGAGGTGTTGAGTGACAAACGTGTACAATTAGCTGTTGAAGGAAGGTTTTGCGACTCAGCAATATCAGTAAGAGAGGCAGCATTAGAACTTGTTGGCCGGCATATTGCTTCACATCCTGGTGTTGTTTTGAAGGTATGTTTAATCAAACTGTACCCGTCCTTATATTTTGTTGGAACATATTGATTGAAGTTATTTATCACTATTACATTTGTTCACCTAAAGCCTTTGGGTGATATGGCAGTATTTTGAGAAAGTGGCTGAGAGGATAAAAGATACTGGAGTTAGTGTCCGGAAAAGAGCAATCAAAATCATCCGAGATATGTGCACCTCAAATACTAACTTCTCTAAATTTACAACTGCTTGCAATGAGATCATTTCTCGTGTTAGTGATGATGAATCAAGTATCCAGGTAACTGAGAATCAATGATGTCCATGTGATTTTACAATAATATTGCTATATAATCTACTCTTTGGTTCCTGTGTAGATTTTTTCTTAAGATCTTACGGTTATATTGTTACCTGAAATGATTCTGTTTTACTTCTTGGCAATCAATCTTGAGATAGTAGTTTTGTTTTACTTGTGCTGAGCAGTCaatgtcaaaattaattttcatttatgatgAGTGTGTTTTGTGACATAAGAGAGAAGGTTGCACTTTATATCTTATATAAGGATTCAGGACCACAGCTGGAGCAAGAGGGCAAGCCTCAGAAATCTTTTCAGAACCATAGAGGTCCAGAGCACAAAAATTTCACATTAGGTTTTTATGTTTGTACATTTCACATATCTTTGGATTCAGTTGTTTCCACTGCCCTCAATCTGCTGAGAAGGAAATGGAAAAATATCCAATAAACCAATTTCTCTCTATGAAGTCTCTCCCCTTCCTTCGCTGCTGAAGTTTTACAAATTAAGAGGAAAGCTTTGAGTAGTGTGAAATTCAGAGATTTTATGGGAATAAAATGGACTACATGAGGCCAAATTTCAAATACATGGATTCAATAGCTGTTTTAGGAGAATAGGATTGATTTTACTTACGTAGCACAGATCTGTGGTCTAAGCAAAGTCTTGTGTATCATTGTATAGATTGCTTGGTTTAGGTTGGATTTAGTTGATGGCTTTTTGTGAGCTTATCttatttaacttaattaaatGGGTCTGTGATTGGACTAATATTGAGGTGAAAAATGTATGGGCAGTTATGAAATAAGCAATCATAAAAGAGGGATTGGAGAAGGAAAGAAAGGGGGTCGAAATTGGGTTTTGTTTGGGCAGCCTTTGGCTGATTGGGGGAGAGATTCTAGCCTCTCAAAACCTAGGCAAATTAGGGAGAGTTCTGGCCTCTCAAATAGCCACAAGTGGAGAGCACCAACCTCTCGAATAGCCAGAATCATCCATttgagaatatataaaatacagtGGGGGTTTACTCCATTTTGGGTGTTTTGTTTTACCTCCTAGAAAtcaattttgtttgtgttttggttGTGTTTCCTGGCGGTGTGAGTTGGTTGGTAATGAGTTGAGCAGATTTGTAACAGTTTGTAAGAAATTTTCTGGATTACTCTTCCCTTAGGGATCTTTTTACAATGGGAAGTTCCATGGAGTTGTTTAATTGGCTTACAAGAAACTTATTAGACTATGAGATGATAAATCATTGGCATCTTGCTTATGCAATAGTAACATCAATTCTGTAAGAAATGTTGGTTCCCTGCCACTATTATCTGATATTTATTCTTCGCTTGTCTACAGGATCTTGTCTGCAAGACATTTTATGAGTTCTGGTTTGAGGAACCTTCTGGATTGCAGACTCAGTATTTTGGAGATGGTAGTTCTGTTCCATTGGAAGTTGCTAAGAAGACTGAGCAGATTGTTGAAGTCTTAAAGGGAATGCCAAATAATCAGCTTCTTGTCACTGTCATTAAGCGCAACTTGGCCCTTGATTTTTTTTCACAGGCAACTAAAGCTGCTGGGATCAACCCTGTTTCTCTTGCATCAGTACGTAGACGATGTGAATTAATGTGCAAGTGCTTATTGGAAAAAATATTGCAggtattttctttgtttattcaTGTGGTACTTTCGGGGACTTGTTTACTTTTGAAATTTGTGCTAAGAAACTTGTACATGGCCAGGTGGAGGAAATGAATAGTGAGGGAGTGGAGAACTGTACACTTCCTTATGTGTTGGCCTTGCATGCATTTTGCGTTGTGGATCCTACACTTTGTGCTCCAGTTTCTGACCCCTCACAATTTGTTGTCACTTTACAACCATATCTGAAGAGTCAGGTTATCTCAGTTTTATCTTATTATGATTTGTATTTAATGTCATTGTTTCTATGAAATGAATCAGGATATATGCGTGtgggaaaaaatattttttttgggaaaactcaaatttattatttttatatatttgctGTGCTGGgttgaattaaatatatataggatTGCTTTTTTTCTAACAATACTGGCATCTTGTGATTCCCATGCAATACTTGTGCGATTTTAACCTAAAAATCTTCTTGAGGGCATAGCAAAGAGGATTTCTTGGAAGTATTTTATGGGAATTCATGCAAGAGAATTCTCTGTCTCTATTTCTTCCAATTTTCACTTTCTTGATATTGCCTTATTTGCAAATTCTCATACTGTTGGGAGCAGCAGCTGaccttaattaaattttattttgtccaGGTTGATAACCGAGTAGTTGCACAGTTTCTGGAGagtataattttcataattaattctGTCCTGCCCTTGATTCGAAAGTTACCTCAAAGTGTAATTGAAGAACTGGAACAGGACTTGAAGAACATGATTGTTCGACATTCTTTTTTGAGTGTTGTCCATGCTTGCATAAAGTAGGTTCagcttctctttctttttttaatgattgCTGTTGGTAGTTAATTTCTTGCAATGACTTCAGCATGTGTTTATATGAGCAAATTGTTTTGTTTGCACGAAATATTTCGTTGAGTCTTCaaggtttcaaattttgctgaCAGTTGCAAGCTTTTTTAATTAGTCATAAATGGTTAGAAACTGTGAActctttgatttatttattttcccttCTTGGGCTGTGTGTGTTTGTATGGGGTGTGCAGGGCTGGTCGGTGTAAATTTTAgtttctgataatttttttgcaagCTGTCACATGTTCCATCCCTTCAGAAAGTAATCTTATCTATGATTTCGTATTTTCTTACGAGTGTTTATTGTTTTCTCATCATAGGTGCCTGTGCTCTGTGAGTAAAGTATCAGGAAAAAGTTCAAGTGTAATTGCGTATCTTATTCAGGTTTTTTTCAAGTATTTGGATGGCCAGAAGTCTGACAGCAAGCAGGTAGTTGGTTTATGAAGATTGAATTtctttgtttcattattttttttattctctgcATAAATTTGTATATGATATCAGTGCTACCAACTTCTATGTCCTCAGTGCTTTTGCATCAAGGAGTGCCATGTTAAAAGCCTGATGCATATCATTTAGTTgcagattattttttaaatttgtcgCACAAACTAGTTTGTTCTTGGTCATCGTATACTTCCTACGTTTATTTCTGTGTCTGATAAAGAAATTATGTACAGAAACAAACTGTATGTTGAGATTGTTTTTCCTCCTTTTTTCCCATCAGTTCCAGCAAGTGGGGAGGTCTCTGTTCTGTCTTGGATCTCTTATCCGTTATGGTAATTCCTTGTTAAGTACctcaaatgacaaaaaatttgacGTTGGTAGCTGTCTTAGTTTGTTCAAAAGATATCTTCAAATGGACGATTTTAATGTGAAGGTTAGATCTTTGCAGGTATGCTTTTTTGTGCTCTACTTTGTTCTCATGGACATTGCTTTAATATTTgccatatttttatttatttttggatttgtgTAGGCTTTAGGCTTTGTTTTGATTGCTAGGCCTGAGTATATGTTGGAAAAGGACATTGGCAAGATATTAGAGGCAACATTAGCACCTTCTTCTCATATCCGTCTTAAGGTACATACCATCCCTTCTAGATGTATTCTTTTCATTCAATAAGTTCTCAACCCACTCTGTTGACCAGATGCAAGCATTGCAAAATGTGTATGAATATCTTCTTGATGCGGAAAGTCAAATGGAAACAGATAAAGTTGATAATAATGAAGTTCAACGTATGGCAGAAGATGGCAGTGTGCCTGTTGCTGCTGGTGCCGGTGATACTAACATCTGTGGAGGTATAATTCAGTTGTACTGGGATAAGATTTTGGAAAGATGCTTAGATGCTAATGAACAAATTCGCCAGTCTGCTGTCAAGGTGAGAAGCAAACTTCTTAATTCTAGTATGTCTTTTCTATGATAAGGAACAACATAATGAACCTGGCCATTCATTCAGTCTGTGGTTATTAGATGGTTTGTAATTGAGAAATTAGATTTGTGGATGGTCAAAAAGCCTTCATATACAAATTGGACTGGgttgattaaattattaagcCTTTTTTGGGATGAATCTAATTAACAATTGATGCTCTTAATGCCACACTTGATATGTTTTCTCTTGTCATCTGTAAGCAAGACTGCCAGTAGGCAAGAAAAAAGGGATCTGGTTTTGTACCAAGTTCATGATTTCCTGTCAGTTTGCATCAGTTGATTTAGCATGCTGTGTTATTATTAGTTGACTGAGtttaactttatatattttatttgcagatagtggaagttgtgctaCGCCAAGGTCTTGTTCATCCTATTACTTGTGTTCCATACTTAATAGCCCTTGAAACAGATCCTCAGGAGGTGAACTCAAAGTTGGCGCATCATTTACTGATGAATATGAATGAAAAGTACACTCCTCTGAATGCTTTTGGTGTTTTTCTATCGTATCTATTGCTTTATGCCTGCTAACAAAAACCTCATTTCAGGTACCCTGCTTTCTTTGAAAGCCGTCTGGGGGATGGCCTTCAGATGTCTTTTCTCTTCATTCAGTCCCTTGGTGGTGGTTCCCCTGACGGTCTAAGCCAAAAGTTCCAGTCCAAGGCTTCAGGAAATATGAAAGGGAAATCTGATGGTGGCTCTTTAAGCCAAGCAAAGCTTGGAGTTTCTCGAATTTATAAGCTTATTCGTGGAAACAGGAATTCAAGGAACAAATTCATGTCATCTATTATTCGAAAATATGATAATCTTAGCTTGGATAATTCATTTATCCCTTTTTTGATGTGAGTTTTAATTTCCATTCTTAAACGTCTTCTATCTCCGTTGCAAAAAATGACTTAAGTTGTCTCTTGCTTTACAGATACTGCACTGAAGTCCTTGCTTTGCTCCCATTCACATTACCTGATGAACCCCTTTATTTGATCTACACTATAAATCGAATTATACAAGTTCGGGCTGGCACACTGGAGGCAAATATGAAAGCCATGAGTACAAGTTTGTTACAAAAAGATGCACAGCAGACTTCACGTGAGAATGGAATGTTTCAGCAGGAGTCATATCAGCCAATTTTCAATCATATGACCACAATGGATTTGAATGGAACAATGAAGGAGATGCACGATGCTCAGCCTATTTTCTATCAAATGACGTCAATTGACCTGAATGGGACAATTCAACCAGAGCCCATTCTTCAGATGTTCTCACATCGTCCTCCATCAATGGAGGCAAAGATGCATGATACAAATTCAGTTGAATCTTGTAGAATCTCTGAAGAGGATCTAAAGAAAATCCAGGTACTGCATTTAATAAgttgaagttttgaaaattatagaGAATTGTAGAAATGTATGCTTAACTTGTATAGCATGTGATTTTTGCTCAGTTGTATCTTGattttttgacaatttgttCACTGGGTTGTTTGTTCAGATTGACTCTATTGCTGCCACAGCATTGCAACTACTGCTGAAGCTGAAGAGGCACCTAAAGATTGTGTATAGTCTAAATGATGCCCGGTGCCAGGTAAAGCATAAAATTCTATGGGCTGCCTATTAGTATGAGAGCCTTTACCTCTTCTTTACGATAATCCAACAACAAACTTATGTTGTCTGATGTATTTACTTATAATCCAGGCATATTATCCAACTGAAGTCCAAAAACCTGGAGAAATCCTTTCTAGACAGAACATTCCTTTCGACATCAGTGATACACGTGTCACCTTGCCATCAACTTATCAAGAATTTATGCAGAGATACCAGGTAAGAAGATAGGGCCACTGGGGAGTGCAGATatcttttttactttaatttttccTATGGTACTTGCTGATCTCCGGATATTGTTTCTTACTGTGTTCTATTGCTACCCAGGAATTCAAAAATGCTTTGAAAGAAGATACTATTGACTACTCAGTTTACACTgcaaacataaaaaagaagCGCCCTACACCCCGAAAAGGGCCAAGATCTGGATGAGGTATGTATCACGAAGATGGTTATAGTGGCAATAATAATAAGGTGGAGTTTGGAGGATGGATAACAGCTATAGATGGAGATAGGCAGCAAGGTCCTGTAGTTGTAAGTACATAATGTCTCGACTAACATGTACATTATAGGAATAGATCCATGATAGGAtgaaaaaggaaggaaaagaaTAGAAATGTGGAAACAGAAGAAGGAAAACGTGATGTAGCCTGGAAAATCAGCAGGTCTGCTAAGAAATCGAGCGATATCCGTTAATCTGTTTCCATTGTGTAATTTGTCTGGCATTAGAGTCGGTCAGCATATGCATTCTTTCTTTATATGAAATTCAATTATTCAACCCTGTTGTTATTTAGATCGGTTTTTGCCACTATGTATaagatttgtaattttttttgaagaaatgtAGCTAGTAGTGCTAGATCAAATGTGATATGAAATAATCTTTTTCACTTTTCATATTCTCCAAAATGCATTCATTTGATGTCGTAAATTTCAGTTCCCTCTTCTTTGATTATGTTTCAATGCCACTCAAAACTTTGTCGGTTCTGTGCTTTTTTACGCTTGAGTTTAGAGaatatatctataataaataaGGTAGGAGTGGATATGaatcaattcgagtttgaacACTTATTGGTTCGAGtaaaaaatggtttggtttgaattcggttttattttgttgagttaaaattaaaagtggtttaagtttaatttgaatgaaaataatttgattcaagtttggtttggatttgtagtttaaatttatagtttgaatttagaattcattaataatatattatagttttgtctaataataaataaaattatattcttttaataattatttaatataaattaaattgaatgatgatcaaatttgaatcatctACTTAATTCGTTAGTTAGATTGAAttgaacattttttattttgaatttaatttgatttaaaaaatgaattaaatttcccaattcaaattcaattcaaatttaaattaaatgaatttgaatttagctAGCTTGCTTTGGGTCCAGTTCTAAAATAAAGTGGCATGTTTTATTACAGCCAACAAATTAGAAGAGAAAAGTGAAAGACCTGAACATTTTGCATCGATTGTGTCCATCACAACTCAAATCttctacattttttaatttatgttaacatcttaaacatcaaacaattataagaaaaaaaagattataacaAACTTTACTCCCACCAAATTCAACAAAAGTCGATTGCAGAGTGATTTTGCAATAGATGAAGGTGATTTCTCAGGGAATGATAACGAAAAGAGG
The genomic region above belongs to Mangifera indica cultivar Alphonso chromosome 15, CATAS_Mindica_2.1, whole genome shotgun sequence and contains:
- the LOC123197763 gene encoding sister chromatid cohesion protein SCC2-like; protein product: MSSFPCSSASSSGSGPASAARGIGLCNTIHSEVAPCLPLPSLPVFFGALDPDLCLFDEVSTDSYGSYRSLNRPEILAQSSEIADLLRETDVSYLHLRDNLNSVSCSYVEPLELHNQVLRCDAEAFEYVTPGKQSQFKDQVSGHTILERKDSQTSVPFTSGLQRDYNDSQNHQHNHVPVNEVSTSSSRKPKVKKKGGDDFSSSAQPDTTELRDAAIESFCEMLEDFCGRATIPTDDQNEPEWLSIPVADVRMLVNEIMSIRAKKLLHLVSVDILVRLLRVLDHQIHRAEGLTIAEREHQDSDAIAMVFCALESIHAALAVMAYEQMPKRLFKEEIIERILEFSRHQIGDVMSAYDPSYRPLHRPNENGAFEADEDEEFDADFGSASKRRRSVKTVKVKKPALNKVSGSMNSILQKLCTILGLLEDLLLIEKLSDSCILQLVKTSFTTFLVDNVQLLQLKAIGLISGIFYSYTQHRTYVIDEILQLLWKLPSSKRALRTYHLPDEEQRQIQMVTALLIQLVHSSANPPEAFRKASSGNSILEVSIDASYPTKCHEAATETCCLFWTRVLQRFTSVKTQDANELKVMMENLVMDLLTTLNLPEYPASAPILEVLCVLLLQNAGLKSKDISARSMAIDLLGTIATRLKQEAVLCSRDRFWIFQELIEEDNVDKSYSKDACSICLDGRVKKKLFVCQVCQRLFHADCMGVREHDVPNRGWYCQFCLCRNELLALQSYCKSQCKDDGKKSQNQLKNNSEASDKITKLEIVQQMLLNYLQDVVSADVVNFFVRWFYVCLWYKDDPKSQQKPMYCLARMKSKAIVRQSGTVSSLLMRDSIKKITIALGQNNSFSRGFDKILQVLLASLRENSPIIRAKALRAVSIIVEADPEVLSDKRVQLAVEGRFCDSAISVREAALELVGRHIASHPGVVLKYFEKVAERIKDTGVSVRKRAIKIIRDMCTSNTNFSKFTTACNEIISRVSDDESSIQDLVCKTFYEFWFEEPSGLQTQYFGDGSSVPLEVAKKTEQIVEVLKGMPNNQLLVTVIKRNLALDFFSQATKAAGINPVSLASVRRRCELMCKCLLEKILQVEEMNSEGVENCTLPYVLALHAFCVVDPTLCAPVSDPSQFVVTLQPYLKSQVDNRVVAQFLESIIFIINSVLPLIRKLPQSVIEELEQDLKNMIVRHSFLSVVHACIKCLCSVSKVSGKSSSVIAYLIQVFFKYLDGQKSDSKQFQQVGRSLFCLGSLIRYGNSLLSTSNDKKFDVGSCLSLFKRYLQMDDFNVKVRSLQALGFVLIARPEYMLEKDIGKILEATLAPSSHIRLKMQALQNVYEYLLDAESQMETDKVDNNEVQRMAEDGSVPVAAGAGDTNICGGIIQLYWDKILERCLDANEQIRQSAVKIVEVVLRQGLVHPITCVPYLIALETDPQEVNSKLAHHLLMNMNEKYPAFFESRLGDGLQMSFLFIQSLGGGSPDGLSQKFQSKASGNMKGKSDGGSLSQAKLGVSRIYKLIRGNRNSRNKFMSSIIRKYDNLSLDNSFIPFLIYCTEVLALLPFTLPDEPLYLIYTINRIIQVRAGTLEANMKAMSTSLLQKDAQQTSRENGMFQQESYQPIFNHMTTMDLNGTMKEMHDAQPIFYQMTSIDLNGTIQPEPILQMFSHRPPSMEAKMHDTNSVESCRISEEDLKKIQIDSIAATALQLLLKLKRHLKIVYSLNDARCQAYYPTEVQKPGEILSRQNIPFDISDTRVTLPSTYQEFMQRYQEFKNALKEDTIDYSVYTANIKKKRPTPRKGPRSG